The following DNA comes from Quercus robur chromosome 1, dhQueRobu3.1, whole genome shotgun sequence.
CACACTGAGAGACATTGAAACATAAAATGGTAGCATCTATTTATTTCCCTTCTCATTAGCCTTTTCATTAGCATGAAGGGCTGAGAAATATCCCTTGGGGTTACTTTCAAAGGAGTCCCTTGAAATTTGTGACGCTCCACCAGTCCCAGGAGCAACCATCTTTCCAGCATCGCTGCCACTGCCCTTCGAAGAGTTATCACCACCACTTGGGACACCAACGCCACCAACTTTTCCCCCATCACTTCCTCCTCCTTTGGcacctcctccaccaccaccaacaccttTGCCGTCCATTTTGAATATGTGT
Coding sequences within:
- the LOC126715969 gene encoding uncharacterized protein LOC126715969, which translates into the protein MDGKGVGGGGGGAKGGGSDGGKVGGVGVPSGGDNSSKGSGSDAGKMVAPGTGGASQISRDSFESNPKGYFSALHANEKANEKGNK